From a single Streptomyces misionensis genomic region:
- the shc gene encoding squalene--hopene cyclase produces MTATTDGSTGATLPSRAAAASHATLTTPETAGVPEAAARAARRATDHLLAKQDAEGWWKGDLETNVTMDAEDLLLRQFLGIQDEKTTQAAAKFIRGEQREDGTWATFYGGPGELSTTIEAYVALRLAGDTPEAPHMAKASAWIRERGGIAASRVFTRTWLALFGWWKWEDLPEMPPELIWFPKWMPLNIYDFGCWARQTIVPLTIVSAKRPVRPAPFALDELHTDPADPNPAKPVAPLVSWDGAFQRLDKKLQQLRKVVPRRVRKAAMNAAARWIIERQENDGCWGGIQPPAVYSIIALHLLGYDLEHPVLREGLASLDRFAVWREDGARMIEACQSPVWDTCLATIALVDAGLPADHPQLVKAADWLLGEEIVRPGDWAVRRPQLPPGGWAFEFHNDNYPDIDDTAEVSLALRRVRHHDPERVDRSIGRAVRWNLGMQSRNGAWGAFDVDNTSPFPNRLPFCDFGEVIDPPSADVTAHVVEMLAAEGLADDPRTRRGIAWLLAEQEENGAWFGRWGVNYIYGTGSVVPALTAAGLPGSHPAIRRAVAWLESVQNDDGGWGEDLRSYKHAREWCGRGASTPSQTGWALMALLAAGEKGSEAVERGVKWLADNQREDGTWDEPYFTGTGFPWDFSINYHLYRQVFPLTALGRYLHGDPFERQLLAKAARPRTGRPEQPEPAGSPLSEAKGS; encoded by the coding sequence ATGACAGCGACGACCGACGGAAGCACCGGGGCCACCTTGCCGTCCCGCGCTGCCGCGGCCAGCCACGCCACCCTCACGACCCCCGAGACGGCCGGGGTACCGGAAGCCGCCGCTCGCGCCGCCCGGCGCGCCACCGACCACCTGCTCGCCAAGCAGGACGCCGAAGGCTGGTGGAAGGGCGACCTGGAGACCAACGTCACCATGGACGCCGAGGACCTCCTGCTCCGCCAGTTCCTGGGCATCCAGGACGAGAAGACCACGCAGGCCGCCGCGAAGTTCATCCGCGGCGAGCAGCGCGAGGACGGGACCTGGGCCACCTTCTACGGCGGCCCCGGCGAACTGTCCACCACGATCGAGGCGTACGTCGCCCTGCGCCTGGCCGGCGACACGCCCGAGGCCCCGCACATGGCCAAGGCCTCCGCCTGGATCCGTGAGCGCGGCGGCATCGCCGCCTCCCGGGTCTTCACCCGGACCTGGCTGGCCCTGTTCGGCTGGTGGAAGTGGGAAGACCTGCCGGAGATGCCGCCGGAGCTGATCTGGTTCCCGAAGTGGATGCCGCTGAACATCTACGACTTCGGCTGCTGGGCCCGGCAGACGATCGTGCCGCTCACCATCGTCTCGGCCAAGCGTCCGGTGCGCCCGGCGCCGTTCGCCCTGGACGAGCTGCACACCGACCCGGCCGATCCCAACCCGGCCAAGCCCGTCGCGCCGCTGGTCAGTTGGGACGGCGCCTTCCAGCGCCTGGACAAGAAGCTCCAGCAGCTGCGCAAGGTGGTCCCGCGCCGGGTGCGCAAGGCCGCGATGAACGCCGCCGCCCGCTGGATCATCGAACGGCAGGAGAACGACGGCTGCTGGGGCGGCATCCAGCCCCCGGCCGTGTACTCGATCATCGCCCTGCACCTGCTCGGCTACGACCTCGAACACCCGGTGCTGCGCGAGGGACTGGCCTCGCTGGACCGGTTCGCCGTGTGGCGCGAGGACGGCGCGCGGATGATCGAGGCGTGCCAGTCCCCGGTGTGGGACACCTGCCTCGCCACCATCGCGCTGGTCGACGCCGGACTGCCCGCCGACCACCCGCAACTGGTGAAGGCGGCCGACTGGCTGCTCGGCGAGGAGATCGTCCGGCCCGGCGACTGGGCCGTACGCCGTCCCCAACTGCCGCCGGGCGGCTGGGCGTTCGAGTTCCACAACGACAACTACCCGGACATCGACGACACCGCCGAGGTCTCCCTCGCGCTGCGCCGGGTCCGCCACCACGACCCCGAGCGGGTGGACCGGTCCATCGGCCGCGCGGTGCGCTGGAACCTCGGCATGCAGTCGCGCAACGGCGCGTGGGGCGCCTTCGACGTCGACAACACCAGCCCGTTCCCCAACCGGTTGCCGTTCTGCGACTTCGGCGAGGTCATCGACCCGCCCTCCGCGGACGTCACCGCGCACGTGGTGGAGATGCTGGCCGCCGAGGGCCTGGCCGACGACCCGCGCACCCGGCGCGGCATCGCCTGGCTGCTCGCCGAACAGGAGGAGAACGGCGCCTGGTTCGGCCGCTGGGGCGTCAACTACATCTACGGCACCGGCTCGGTCGTCCCCGCGCTCACCGCGGCCGGACTGCCCGGCTCGCACCCCGCGATCCGGCGGGCGGTGGCCTGGCTGGAGTCGGTGCAGAACGACGACGGCGGCTGGGGCGAGGACCTGCGTTCCTACAAGCACGCCCGGGAATGGTGCGGCCGGGGCGCCTCCACGCCCTCGCAGACCGGGTGGGCGCTGATGGCGCTGCTCGCGGCGGGGGAGAAGGGCTCCGAGGCCGTGGAGCGGGGCGTCAAGTGGCTGGCGGACAACCAGCGCGAGGACGGCACCTGGGACGAGCCGTACTTCACCGGTACCGGCTTCCCCTGGGACTTCTCCATCAACTACCACCTGTACCGCCAGGTGTTCCCGCTCACCGCCCTCGGCCGCTACCTGCACGGCGACCCCTTCGAGCGGCAGCTGCTCGCCAAGGCCGCCCGGCCCAGGACCGGGCGGCCCGAGCAGCCCGAACCGGCCGGGTCGCCGCTCTCCGAGGCCAAGGGGAGCTGA
- a CDS encoding 1-hydroxy-2-methyl-2-butenyl 4-diphosphate reductase, whose product MNVQPAPVPLLIACALGIEHLALRSGDRSGAGGPVTFVRTGMGPRAAQRSLTRHLSQPALAGAAVVATGFCAGLAPGMHPGDLVVAEETRDPHGTVPCAGTELLVKELARSLPGRTVHTGPLTGSDHVVRGPERSALRATGAIAVDMESAATLLSAVRAGERPVAAVRVVVDAPEHELVRIGTVRGGISAFRVLRSVLPAFFEWHRSLLLPRR is encoded by the coding sequence GTGAACGTCCAGCCCGCACCGGTTCCGCTGCTGATCGCCTGCGCCCTCGGCATCGAGCACCTCGCCCTGCGCTCGGGCGATCGCAGCGGGGCCGGCGGGCCGGTCACGTTCGTGCGCACGGGGATGGGGCCGCGGGCGGCTCAGCGGTCCCTCACCCGGCATCTGTCCCAGCCCGCGCTCGCCGGGGCCGCCGTGGTGGCCACCGGTTTCTGCGCCGGGCTGGCCCCCGGCATGCACCCCGGTGACCTGGTGGTCGCCGAGGAGACCCGGGACCCGCACGGGACCGTCCCGTGCGCCGGCACCGAACTGCTGGTCAAGGAGCTCGCGCGGTCGCTGCCCGGCCGCACGGTGCACACCGGCCCGCTCACCGGCTCCGACCATGTCGTCCGCGGTCCCGAACGGTCCGCCCTGCGCGCGACCGGCGCGATCGCGGTCGACATGGAATCCGCGGCCACGCTGCTCAGCGCCGTGCGCGCGGGCGAGCGCCCGGTCGCGGCGGTCCGGGTGGTCGTGGACGCTCCCGAACACGAACTCGTCCGGATCGGTACGGTCCGCGGTGGAATATCAGCCTTCCGCGTTCTTCGTTCCGTACTTCCCGCATTTTTCGAATGGCACCGTTCTTTGCTGCTCCCCCGGAGGTGA
- the hpnH gene encoding adenosyl-hopene transferase HpnH, which translates to MAMPLRQSIKVATYLVEQKLRKRDKFPLIVELEPLFACNLKCEGCGKIQHPAGVLKQRMPVAQAVGAVLESGAPMVSIAGGEPLMHPQIDEIVRQLVARRKYVFLCTNAMLLRKKMDKFKPSPYFAFTVHIDGLRERHDESVAKEGVFDEAVAAIKEAKRRGFRVTTNSTFFNTDTPQTIVEVLDYLNDDLKVDEMMISPAYAYEKAPDQEHFLGVEQTRELFRKAFSGGNRRKWRLNHSPLFLDFLEGKVDFPCTAWAIPNYSLFGWQRPCYLMSDGYVPTYRELVEDTDWDKYGRGKDPRCDNCMAHCGYEPTAVLATMGSLSESLRAMRETVSGNRE; encoded by the coding sequence ATGGCCATGCCGTTGCGCCAGTCCATCAAGGTCGCTACATACCTGGTTGAACAGAAGCTCCGCAAGCGGGACAAGTTTCCGCTCATTGTCGAGCTGGAACCGCTCTTCGCCTGCAACCTGAAGTGCGAGGGCTGCGGCAAGATCCAGCACCCCGCCGGTGTGCTCAAGCAGCGCATGCCGGTCGCCCAGGCGGTGGGCGCGGTGCTGGAATCGGGTGCTCCGATGGTCTCCATCGCGGGCGGCGAGCCCCTGATGCACCCTCAGATCGACGAGATCGTGCGGCAGTTGGTGGCCAGGCGGAAGTACGTCTTCCTGTGCACCAACGCGATGCTGCTGCGCAAGAAGATGGACAAGTTCAAGCCCTCGCCGTACTTCGCCTTCACGGTGCACATCGACGGGCTGCGCGAGCGGCACGACGAGTCGGTGGCGAAGGAGGGTGTGTTCGACGAGGCGGTCGCCGCCATCAAGGAGGCCAAGCGGCGCGGCTTCCGGGTGACCACCAACTCCACCTTCTTCAACACCGACACCCCGCAGACCATCGTCGAGGTGCTCGACTACCTCAACGACGACCTGAAGGTGGACGAGATGATGATCTCGCCCGCCTACGCCTATGAGAAGGCCCCGGACCAGGAGCACTTCCTGGGCGTCGAGCAGACCCGCGAGCTGTTCCGCAAGGCGTTCTCGGGCGGCAACCGCAGGAAGTGGCGGCTCAACCACTCCCCGCTCTTCCTGGACTTCCTGGAGGGCAAGGTCGACTTCCCGTGCACCGCGTGGGCGATCCCGAACTACTCGCTCTTCGGCTGGCAGCGCCCCTGCTACCTGATGAGCGACGGGTACGTGCCGACGTACCGCGAGCTGGTGGAGGACACCGACTGGGACAAGTACGGCCGCGGCAAGGACCCGCGCTGCGACAACTGCATGGCGCACTGCGGCTACGAGCCCACGGCCGTGCTCGCCACCATGGGCTCCCTCTCGGAGTCGCTGCGGGCCATGCGCGAGACGGTCTCCGGAAACCGGGAGTGA
- the ispG gene encoding flavodoxin-dependent (E)-4-hydroxy-3-methylbut-2-enyl-diphosphate synthase, with protein MTAVPLGVPEVPARPLAPRRQSRRIQVGPVAVGGGAPVSVQSMTTTRTSDIGATLQQIAELTASGCQIVRVACPTQDDADALAVIARKSQIPVIADIHFQPKYVFAAIEAGCAAVRVNPGNIKKFDDQVGQIARAAKDHGTPVRIGVNAGSLDRRLLRKYGRATPEALVESALWEASLFEEHDFRDIKISVKHNDPVVMIEAYRQLAEQCDYPLHLGVTEAGPAFQGTIKSAVAFGALLAEGIGDTIRVSLSAPPAEEVKVGIQILESLNLRQRRLEIVSCPSCGRAQVDVYRLADEVTAGLDGLEVPLRVAVMGCVVNGPGEAREADLGVASGNGKGQIFVKGEVVRTVPESQIVETLIEEAQRLAEQMK; from the coding sequence ATGACCGCCGTTCCCTTGGGAGTCCCCGAGGTACCGGCCCGGCCCCTGGCCCCGCGGCGGCAGTCGCGGCGGATCCAGGTCGGGCCGGTGGCGGTCGGGGGCGGAGCCCCCGTGTCGGTGCAGTCGATGACGACGACCCGTACGTCCGACATCGGCGCCACCCTCCAGCAGATCGCCGAACTGACCGCGTCCGGCTGCCAGATCGTCCGTGTCGCCTGCCCCACGCAGGACGACGCGGACGCCCTGGCGGTCATCGCGCGCAAGTCGCAGATCCCGGTGATCGCGGACATCCACTTCCAGCCGAAGTACGTCTTCGCGGCCATCGAGGCGGGCTGCGCCGCGGTCCGGGTCAACCCGGGCAACATCAAGAAGTTCGACGACCAGGTCGGGCAGATCGCGCGCGCCGCGAAGGACCACGGCACTCCGGTCCGGATCGGTGTCAACGCCGGTTCCCTGGACCGCCGGTTGCTGCGGAAGTACGGCAGGGCCACGCCGGAGGCGCTGGTCGAGTCGGCGCTGTGGGAGGCGTCCCTCTTCGAGGAGCACGACTTCCGCGACATCAAGATCTCCGTCAAGCACAACGACCCGGTCGTGATGATCGAGGCCTACCGGCAGCTCGCCGAGCAGTGCGACTATCCGCTGCACCTGGGCGTCACCGAGGCCGGCCCCGCCTTCCAGGGCACCATCAAGTCGGCCGTGGCGTTCGGGGCGTTGCTCGCGGAGGGCATCGGCGACACCATCCGCGTCTCGCTGTCCGCGCCCCCGGCCGAGGAGGTCAAGGTCGGCATCCAGATCCTGGAGTCCCTGAACCTGCGCCAACGCCGCCTGGAGATCGTCTCCTGCCCGTCCTGCGGCCGCGCCCAGGTCGACGTCTACCGGCTCGCCGACGAGGTCACCGCCGGCCTGGACGGCCTCGAAGTGCCGCTGCGGGTGGCGGTGATGGGCTGTGTGGTCAACGGTCCGGGCGAGGCCCGTGAAGCAGACCTAGGAGTTGCCTCAGGCAACGGAAAGGGGCAGATTTTCGTCAAGGGCGAGGTCGTCAGGACCGTGCCCGAGTCACAGATCGTCGAGACCCTGATCGAGGAGGCACAGCGGCTCGCCGAGCAGATGAAGTGA
- the dxs gene encoding 1-deoxy-D-xylulose-5-phosphate synthase — MTILETIRQPRDLRALSGEELGVLAEEIREFLVHAVARTGGHLGPNLGVVELTIALHRVFESPVDRILWDTGHQTYVHKLLTGRQDFSKLRGKGGLSGYPSREESEHDVIESSHASAALGWADGLAKARQVKGERGHVVAVVGDGALTGGMAWEALNNIADAPDRPLIIVVNDNARSYAPTIGGLADHLATLRTTDGYEKVLAWGKDMLQRTPVVGGTLYESLHGAKKGFKDAFAPQGLFEDLGLKYVGPVDGHDTGAVESALRRAKRFHGPVLVHCLTEKGRGYEPALADELDRFHAIGVMDPLTCEPLGTSAGPSWTSVFGEEIVRLGEEREDLVALTAAMLHPVGLGAFAERFPDRVWDVGIAEQHAVASAAGLATAGLHPVVALYATFLNRAFDQVLMDVALHRCGVTFVLDRAGVTGPDGASHNGMWDMSILQVVPGLRIAAPRDAAQLRAQLREAVAVDDAPTVLRFPKESVGPDIPAVDRVGDMDVLHRGERPKVLLVAVGVMAQVCLGAAELLASGGTSSTVVDPRWVKPVDPALPRLAAEHRLVAVVEDNSRASGVGSAVAQALADAGVDVPVRQFGIPDQFLAHAKRSEVLADIGLTPVEIAGRISASLAVKDIDGTVKESE, encoded by the coding sequence GTGACGATTCTGGAGACGATCCGGCAACCGCGGGACCTGAGGGCGCTGTCCGGGGAGGAACTCGGGGTACTGGCCGAGGAGATACGCGAGTTCCTGGTGCACGCGGTGGCACGGACCGGCGGTCATCTCGGGCCCAACCTGGGAGTGGTGGAACTCACCATCGCGCTGCACCGGGTCTTCGAGTCGCCGGTCGACCGGATCCTGTGGGACACCGGCCACCAGACCTATGTCCACAAACTCCTGACCGGACGTCAGGACTTCTCCAAGCTGCGCGGCAAGGGTGGCCTGTCCGGCTACCCCTCGCGCGAGGAGTCCGAGCACGACGTCATCGAGAGCAGCCACGCCTCCGCCGCGCTCGGCTGGGCCGACGGCCTCGCCAAGGCCCGCCAGGTGAAGGGGGAGCGGGGCCATGTGGTCGCGGTCGTCGGGGACGGCGCGCTGACCGGAGGCATGGCCTGGGAGGCGCTGAACAACATCGCGGACGCCCCGGACCGACCGCTGATCATCGTCGTCAACGACAACGCGCGCTCCTACGCGCCCACCATCGGCGGGCTCGCCGACCACCTCGCCACCCTGCGCACCACCGACGGCTACGAGAAGGTGCTGGCCTGGGGCAAGGACATGCTCCAGCGGACCCCGGTCGTCGGCGGCACCCTCTACGAGTCCCTGCACGGCGCGAAGAAGGGCTTCAAGGACGCCTTCGCCCCGCAGGGGCTCTTCGAGGACCTGGGCCTGAAGTACGTCGGGCCGGTCGACGGGCACGACACCGGGGCCGTCGAGTCCGCGCTGCGCCGCGCCAAACGCTTCCACGGTCCCGTGCTGGTGCACTGCCTGACCGAGAAGGGCCGCGGCTACGAGCCCGCGCTCGCCGACGAGTTGGACCGCTTCCACGCGATCGGCGTGATGGACCCGCTGACCTGCGAGCCGCTCGGCACCTCCGCCGGGCCGTCCTGGACCTCGGTGTTCGGCGAGGAGATCGTCCGGCTCGGAGAGGAGCGGGAGGACCTCGTCGCGCTCACCGCCGCCATGCTGCACCCGGTCGGCCTCGGTGCCTTCGCCGAGCGCTTCCCGGACCGGGTGTGGGACGTGGGCATCGCCGAACAGCACGCGGTGGCCTCCGCCGCCGGGCTGGCCACCGCCGGGCTGCACCCCGTCGTGGCCCTCTACGCCACCTTCCTCAACCGCGCCTTCGACCAAGTGCTGATGGACGTCGCCCTGCACCGCTGCGGGGTCACCTTCGTGCTCGACCGGGCCGGCGTCACCGGCCCCGACGGCGCCTCCCACAACGGCATGTGGGACATGTCGATCCTCCAGGTGGTGCCCGGTCTGCGGATCGCCGCCCCGCGCGACGCCGCGCAGCTGCGCGCCCAGCTGCGCGAGGCGGTCGCGGTGGACGACGCGCCCACCGTGCTGCGCTTCCCCAAGGAGTCCGTCGGCCCGGACATCCCGGCGGTCGACCGGGTCGGCGACATGGACGTGCTGCACCGCGGCGAGCGGCCGAAGGTGCTGCTGGTCGCCGTCGGCGTGATGGCGCAGGTGTGCCTCGGGGCCGCGGAACTCCTCGCCTCGGGCGGCACATCGAGCACGGTGGTGGACCCGAGGTGGGTCAAACCCGTCGACCCCGCACTTCCCCGACTCGCCGCCGAGCACCGCCTGGTGGCCGTGGTGGAGGACAACAGCCGTGCCTCCGGCGTCGGTTCGGCCGTGGCACAGGCCCTCGCGGACGCCGGAGTGGACGTGCCGGTACGGCAGTTCGGCATCCCGGACCAGTTCCTGGCGCACGCCAAGCGCAGCGAGGTGCTGGCCGACATCGGTCTCACCCCGGTGGAGATCGCCGGACGCATTTCAGCGAGCCTGGCCGTCAAGGACATCGACGGCACCGTCAAGGAGAGTGAATGA
- a CDS encoding aspartate aminotransferase family protein yields the protein MTTEFDLGALLAERGAERYELHSRYLNPQLPRMLHTIGFDKVYERAEGAHFFDAEGNDYLDMLAGFGVMGLGRHHPVVRKALHDVLDLDLADLTRFDCQPLPGLLAERLLAHTPHLDRVFFGNSGTEAVETALKFARYATGRPRVLYCDHAFHGLTTGSLSVNGETGFRDGFAPLLPDTAVPLGDLDALARELKKGDVAALIVEPIQGKGVHEAPPGYLRAAQELLHKHKALLIADEVQTGLGRTGDFYAYQHEDGVEPDLVCVAKALSGGYVPVGATLGKDWVFKKVYSSMDRVLVHSASFGSNAQAMACGLAVLSVMEQEQIVANVRTTGELLKSRLTELIDKYELLADVRGRGLMIGIEFGKPSSLKLRSRWAMLQAARKGLFAQMVVVPLLQRHRILTQVSGDHLEVIKLIPPLVLNEADVDRFVDAFTAVMDDAHSGGGLMWDFGKTLIKQAVANR from the coding sequence ATGACCACGGAGTTCGACCTCGGCGCCCTGCTCGCCGAGCGCGGAGCCGAGCGGTACGAGCTGCACAGCCGGTACCTGAACCCGCAGCTGCCGCGCATGCTGCACACCATCGGCTTCGACAAGGTCTACGAGCGCGCCGAGGGCGCCCACTTCTTCGACGCCGAGGGCAACGACTACCTGGACATGCTCGCCGGCTTCGGGGTGATGGGCCTCGGCCGGCACCACCCGGTCGTCCGCAAGGCCCTGCACGACGTCCTCGACCTGGACCTCGCCGACCTCACCCGGTTCGACTGCCAGCCGCTGCCCGGGCTGCTCGCCGAGCGGCTGCTCGCCCACACCCCGCACCTGGACCGGGTGTTCTTCGGCAACAGCGGCACCGAGGCGGTCGAGACGGCCCTGAAGTTCGCCCGCTACGCCACCGGCAGGCCGCGCGTCCTGTACTGCGACCACGCCTTCCACGGACTGACCACCGGCTCGCTGTCCGTCAACGGCGAGACGGGCTTCCGCGACGGCTTCGCCCCGCTGCTGCCCGACACCGCCGTACCCCTCGGCGATCTCGACGCCCTGGCACGGGAGTTGAAGAAGGGCGACGTGGCCGCGCTGATCGTGGAGCCGATCCAGGGCAAAGGCGTGCACGAGGCCCCGCCCGGATATCTGCGCGCCGCACAGGAGCTGCTGCACAAGCACAAGGCGCTGCTGATCGCCGACGAGGTGCAGACCGGCCTCGGCCGCACCGGCGACTTCTACGCCTACCAGCACGAGGACGGCGTGGAGCCCGACCTGGTGTGCGTCGCCAAGGCACTGTCCGGCGGCTACGTACCGGTCGGCGCCACCCTCGGCAAGGACTGGGTCTTCAAGAAGGTCTACTCCTCCATGGACCGCGTGCTGGTCCACTCGGCGAGCTTCGGTTCCAACGCGCAGGCGATGGCGTGCGGGCTCGCCGTGCTGTCGGTGATGGAGCAGGAGCAGATCGTCGCGAACGTGCGCACCACGGGCGAGCTGCTCAAGTCCCGCCTCACCGAGCTGATCGACAAGTACGAGCTGCTCGCCGACGTCCGCGGCCGGGGCCTGATGATCGGCATCGAGTTCGGCAAGCCGTCCTCGTTGAAGCTGCGCAGCCGCTGGGCCATGCTCCAGGCCGCCCGCAAGGGCCTGTTCGCCCAGATGGTCGTCGTGCCGCTGCTCCAGCGGCACCGGATCCTCACCCAGGTCTCCGGTGACCACCTCGAAGTGATCAAGCTGATCCCGCCGCTGGTATTGAACGAGGCCGACGTGGACCGGTTCGTCGACGCCTTCACCGCCGTCATGGACGACGCCCACAGCGGCGGCGGCCTGATGTGGGACTTCGGCAAGACCCTGATCAAACAGGCCGTCGCCAACCGGTGA
- a CDS encoding helix-turn-helix domain-containing protein: protein MNASDAASPAAGQGDDLPAVAPQLRALRRRAGLTLEAAARDAGLSPAHLSRLETGQRQPSLPMLLALARIYGTTVSELLGERVADQNAIVRAADMDPTRAAGWTYFQAGAPGRGMQALRVHAPYGTQGDIVRVHPGEEWLYVLKGRLRLRLGDATHLLAPGDSAHFDSLTPHRLAAEDPDGVELLFVHTLLQSPTTALCLGHLNGELP from the coding sequence ATGAACGCCTCAGATGCCGCGTCGCCGGCGGCGGGCCAGGGCGACGATCTGCCCGCCGTCGCACCGCAACTGCGCGCACTGCGCCGTCGGGCCGGTCTCACCCTGGAGGCCGCGGCCCGGGACGCCGGACTCTCGCCGGCGCATCTGTCCCGGCTGGAGACCGGGCAGCGGCAGCCCTCGCTGCCGATGCTGCTCGCGCTCGCCCGCATCTACGGTACGACGGTCTCCGAACTCCTCGGCGAGCGGGTGGCCGACCAGAACGCGATCGTCCGGGCCGCCGACATGGACCCGACACGCGCCGCCGGCTGGACCTATTTCCAGGCCGGCGCCCCCGGCCGCGGCATGCAGGCCCTGCGGGTGCACGCGCCGTACGGCACACAGGGCGACATCGTGCGCGTCCACCCCGGCGAGGAATGGCTCTACGTCCTCAAGGGACGGCTGAGGCTGCGCCTCGGCGACGCCACGCACCTGCTCGCCCCCGGCGACAGCGCCCACTTCGACTCGCTCACCCCGCATCGCCTCGCCGCCGAGGACCCGGACGGCGTGGAGCTGCTGTTCGTCCACACCCTTCTGCAGAGCCCCACGACCGCCTTGTGCCTGGGGCACCTGAACGGAGAGCTGCCATGA
- a CDS encoding DUF6126 family protein: MSDLETKFPRSLWIRLIIYIALGHVLAAFLYLLFAVGGKG, translated from the coding sequence ATGAGCGACCTCGAGACCAAGTTCCCCCGGTCCCTGTGGATCCGTCTGATCATCTACATCGCCCTCGGACACGTCCTGGCCGCGTTCCTCTACCTGCTCTTCGCGGTCGGCGGCAAGGGCTGA
- a CDS encoding tyrosine-protein phosphatase, translating into MTQQVPSTEPELAGVRNFRDVGGLPTVDGRRVRQGVLYRSGHLAHATAEDAAFLASLGLHTIFDFRNAADQKLEGPDVALPGVRNVNLPLSDPADGAEFWKMVRDGDLDQLRAILDDGQGAARMVASYRSIVKERTGEHSRVLHAIAEDSVPALLHCAAGKDRAGVSIAVTLLAVGVERDAIVADYLESNAKHRRYKVRHSGSAETAYTPEVMELLSPLFDARAEYLSAAFDSIEETWGGVDAYLERGLRLTPQTRERLRARLID; encoded by the coding sequence GTGACGCAGCAGGTCCCGTCGACCGAGCCGGAGCTGGCCGGTGTGCGCAATTTCCGTGATGTCGGCGGGCTGCCGACCGTGGACGGACGCCGGGTGCGGCAGGGCGTGCTGTACCGCAGCGGGCACCTGGCGCACGCCACCGCCGAGGACGCGGCCTTCCTCGCCTCGCTGGGCCTGCACACGATCTTCGACTTCCGCAACGCGGCCGACCAGAAGCTGGAGGGCCCGGACGTCGCGCTGCCCGGCGTGCGCAATGTGAACCTGCCGCTGAGCGACCCGGCGGACGGCGCGGAGTTCTGGAAGATGGTCCGCGACGGCGATCTGGACCAGCTGCGCGCGATCCTGGACGACGGCCAGGGCGCGGCCCGGATGGTGGCCTCGTACCGGTCGATCGTCAAGGAGCGCACCGGCGAGCACTCCCGGGTGCTGCACGCGATCGCCGAGGACAGCGTGCCCGCGCTGCTGCACTGCGCGGCCGGCAAGGACCGCGCGGGTGTCTCCATAGCGGTGACGCTGCTCGCGGTGGGCGTGGAGCGCGACGCGATCGTGGCGGACTACCTGGAGTCCAACGCCAAGCACCGCCGTTACAAGGTGCGCCACAGCGGCAGCGCCGAGACGGCGTACACGCCCGAGGTGATGGAGCTCCTCAGCCCGCTGTTCGACGCCCGCGCCGAGTACCTGTCGGCCGCCTTCGACAGCATCGAGGAGACCTGGGGCGGCGTGGACGCCTATCTGGAGCGGGGCCTGCGGCTCACCCCGCAGACGCGGGAGCGGCTGCGGGCGCGCCTGATCGACTGA